In Helianthus annuus cultivar XRQ/B chromosome 9, HanXRQr2.0-SUNRISE, whole genome shotgun sequence, the following are encoded in one genomic region:
- the LOC110884396 gene encoding casein kinase 1-like protein HD16, with product MPQLRSGARRSKRLVNLQPATHPIDQTENVTAPTRTRRKTGGGRGRGDAAGVRKGLVAATIGRTVAGGRGRGVRLIDLDLEPLCEVVPELVARGVGEPVFNRIDEVADKDIAMDGGSGDKVIGVEEDGNTPAVPERVQVGNSPIYKTDRKLGKGGLGQVYVGRRVSSGTERTGPDAFEVALKFEHRSSKGCNYGPPYEWQVYSSLNGCYWVPWVHYKGQQGDFYIL from the exons ATGCCACAGCTAAGAAGTGGAGCAAGGAGATCAAAACGGTTAGTTAATCTCCAGCCTGCTACTCATCCAATTGACCAAACGGAAAACGTCACCGCACCAACGAGAACCAGAAGGAAGACGGGTGGTGGAAGGGGACGAGGTGATGCTGCAGGTGTAAGAAAAGGGCTCGTGGCGGCAACGATAGGTAGAACAGTGGCTGGCGGTAGAGGCAGAGGTGTTAGATTGATTGATTTGGACCTGGAACCACTGTGTGAAGTTGTTCCTGAACTTGTAGCTCGTGGAGTTGGTGAGCCTGTGTTTAATAGAATCGACGAGGTTGCAGATAAAGATATAGCAATGGACGGTGGAAGTGGTGATAAAGTTATCGGAGTTGAAGAAGATGGAAACACACCTGCCGTGCCTGAAAGG GTACAAGTAGGTAACTCTCCTATATATAAGACCGATAGAAAGTTGGGTAAGGGTGGTTTAGGACAAGTTTATGTTGGTCGGAGGGTAAGCAGCGGAACCGAAAGAACAGGGCCCGATGCATTTGAG GTAGCATTAAAGTTTGAGCATCGTAGTAGTAAGGGTTGCAACTATGGTCCTCCGTACGAGTGGCAAGTTTACAG TTCGTTGAATGGTTGTTACTGGGTTCCGTGGGTTCACTACAAGGGACAGCAAGGCGATTTTTACATTCTG TGA